A DNA window from Hordeum vulgare subsp. vulgare chromosome 1H, MorexV3_pseudomolecules_assembly, whole genome shotgun sequence contains the following coding sequences:
- the LOC123400071 gene encoding chalcone synthase 6-like, giving the protein MARYHAPRATIMGIGTAVPPNVLRQVSFPDYYFDVTNSNHLVDLKAKFAKICEKTMIEKRHFAMSSDFMRSNPSITAYKSPSLNLRQGLADATIPKLGAEAARDAIRDWGRQASDVTHLVFCTTSSGCLPSADFELTKLVGLPLSVRRFMLYQVGCHGGGMALRLAKDLAENNGGARVLVVCSEVITLALRGPSGVHIENLVGQALFGDGAGAVLVGAEPVGDERPIFEMVSAWQDVIPGTEEMVTAKLLEEGIVYNLHRDIPRHISASMEEVTKKALEQVGDVKERNEEVFWLMHPGGRAILDKVESTLGLRKDKFEVSREVMRQHGNTLSTSVITAMHEMRRRSDKNGLLTAGEGLEWGLLFAFGPGLTIETILLRAPRSPAQIA; this is encoded by the exons ATGGCCAGGTACCATGCACCGCGGGCAACAATAATGGGGATTGGCACAGCTGTGCCACCAAATGTGCTGCGCCAAGTCTCCTTTCCTGATTACTACTTTGATGTTACAAATAGCAACCACCTGGTGGATCTAAAAGCCAAGTTCGCAAAAATAT GTGAGAAGACAATGATAGAGAAGCGACATTTTGCCATGTCAAGCGACTTTATGAGGAGCAACCCGTCCATCACTGCATACAAATCCCCATCTCTCAACCTTCGGCAGGGGCTCGCGGATGCCACCATACCCAAGCTGGGTGCTGAAGCCGCGCGGGATGCCATTCGTGACTGGGGTAGACAGGCCTCGGACGTCACTCACCTGGTATTCTGTACGACGTCAAGCGGGTGCCTTCCTAGCGCCGACTTCGAACTCACAAAGCTCGTCGGTCTCCCGCTTTCCGTCAGACGCTTCATGTTGTACCAAGTCGGCTGTCATGGAGGAGGTATGGCTTTACGCCTAGCAAAGGACCTCGCTGAAAACAACGGCGGCGCACGGGTGCTAGTGGTCTGCTCCGAGGTGATCACCCTGGCGCTTCGTGGGCCATCGGGGGTGCACATTGAAAACCTCGTAGGGCAAGCCCTCTTCGGCGACGGCGCGGGCGCCGTCCTCGTCGGAGCCGAACCTGTTGGTGACGAGCGCCCCATCTTCGAGATGGTGTCGGCGTGGCAGGATGTCATCCCAGGGACGGAAGAGATGGTCACGGCGAAGCTGCTTGAGGAGGGGATAGTGTATAACCTGCACCGGGACATACCGCGGCACATCTCGGCCAGCATGGAAGAAGTCACGAAGAAGGCGCTGGAGCAGGTGGGAGATGTTAAGGAGAGGAACGAGGAGGTGTTCTGGCTGATGCACCCCGGAGGCCGGGCTATACTGGACAAGGTCGAGAGCACACTAGGCCTGAGGAAAGACAAGTTCGAGGTGTCCAGAGAAGTGATGAGACAGCATGGTAACACGCTGAGCACGAGTGTCATCACGGCCATGCACGAGATGAGGCGGAGGTCGGACAAGAATGGGCTGCTCACGGCAGGAGAAGGGCTCGAGTGGGGACTGCTCTTCGCTTTCGGTCCAGGCCTCACAATTGAGACCATACTCCTCCGTGCGCCGCGCAGTCCAGCCCAGATCGCGTAG